A genome region from Pseudomonas pergaminensis includes the following:
- the gspD gene encoding type II secretion system secretin GspD, with translation MRTSTFCLATALALGGCGTFPDRLEPDDDLLHEAMQGTGVQRPPAEQPVPETAAQPLAKSPPQRQLIRGNQQFVRAPATQPVAKEEGGDIVFNFADQPIEAVINSVMGDLLHENYSIAQGVKGNVSFSTSKPVDKQQALSILETLLSWTDNAMIKQGNRYVILPANQAVAGKLVPQMSVAAPSSGLSARLFALRYISATEMQKLLKPFARENAFLLVDPTRNVLSLAGTPDELANYQDTIDTFDVDWLKGMSVGVFGLQRASVAELMPQLQSMFGPDSGMPLAGMLRFLPIERTNSVVAISSQPQYLSEVGDWIRTIDEGGGNEPQMYVYDVRNMKAADLAKYLRQIYGTGAIKDDTPAKVAPGLRTTTLSSPTNGGLQNTPPAAEEPEPEEKEVAPASGLEAGTRITAQKSSNQLLVRTRPAQWKEIEAAIKRLDNPPLQVQIETRILEVKLTGELDLGVQWYLGRLAGNSSSNTVANASGSQGALGGGGAGLGATDSLFYSFVSSNLQVALHALETNGRTQVLSAPSLVVMNNQPAQIQVGDNIPISQTTVNTGDADTTLSSVEYVQTGVILDVVPRINPGGLVYMDIQQQVSDAENQSGDSDTPVNPRISTRSVSTQVAVQSGQTVLLGGLIKQDNGESVSAVPYLGKIPGLRWLFGSTSKSKDRTELIVLITPKVITSSGQARQVTDDYRQQMQLLRPGQ, from the coding sequence ATGCGCACCTCAACGTTTTGCCTGGCCACTGCTCTCGCCTTGGGCGGCTGTGGCACCTTCCCCGACCGTCTCGAACCCGACGACGACCTGCTGCACGAAGCCATGCAGGGCACCGGCGTGCAACGCCCACCGGCTGAGCAGCCCGTGCCTGAAACAGCGGCGCAGCCCTTGGCGAAATCCCCGCCGCAGCGCCAGCTGATTCGCGGCAACCAGCAGTTCGTGCGTGCGCCCGCAACGCAGCCGGTGGCGAAGGAGGAGGGCGGCGATATTGTGTTCAACTTTGCCGACCAGCCCATCGAAGCCGTGATCAACAGCGTGATGGGCGACCTGCTGCACGAAAACTACAGCATCGCCCAAGGCGTGAAGGGCAACGTGAGTTTTTCCACCTCCAAACCGGTGGACAAGCAACAGGCGCTGTCGATCCTCGAAACCTTGCTGTCCTGGACCGATAACGCGATGATCAAGCAGGGCAATCGCTACGTGATCCTGCCCGCCAACCAGGCGGTGGCGGGCAAACTGGTGCCGCAGATGAGCGTGGCCGCACCGTCCAGTGGCCTGTCGGCGCGGCTGTTTGCGCTGCGCTATATCTCCGCCACCGAGATGCAGAAACTGCTCAAGCCGTTCGCCCGCGAGAATGCATTCTTGCTGGTCGACCCGACGCGCAACGTGCTGAGCCTGGCCGGTACGCCCGATGAACTGGCCAACTACCAAGACACCATCGACACCTTCGACGTGGACTGGCTCAAAGGCATGTCGGTGGGCGTTTTCGGTCTGCAACGGGCTTCAGTGGCGGAGTTGATGCCCCAGTTGCAAAGCATGTTCGGCCCTGACAGCGGCATGCCCCTGGCCGGCATGCTGCGCTTTTTGCCGATCGAACGGACCAACTCGGTGGTGGCGATTTCTTCCCAGCCGCAGTACCTCAGTGAAGTGGGCGACTGGATCCGCACCATCGACGAGGGCGGTGGCAACGAGCCGCAGATGTACGTCTACGACGTGCGCAACATGAAGGCTGCCGACTTGGCCAAGTACCTGCGTCAGATCTACGGCACCGGCGCGATCAAGGACGATACGCCGGCCAAGGTTGCGCCAGGGTTGCGCACCACCACCTTATCCTCACCCACCAACGGCGGCTTGCAGAACACCCCGCCGGCGGCTGAAGAGCCGGAGCCGGAAGAGAAAGAAGTCGCGCCTGCCAGCGGCCTCGAAGCCGGCACCCGCATCACCGCGCAAAAGAGCAGCAACCAACTGTTGGTGCGCACCCGGCCCGCGCAGTGGAAAGAGATCGAAGCGGCGATCAAGCGCCTCGACAACCCGCCCCTGCAAGTGCAGATCGAGACCCGCATCCTTGAAGTCAAATTGACCGGTGAACTGGACCTCGGGGTGCAGTGGTACCTGGGGCGCCTGGCGGGTAATTCCTCCAGCAACACCGTCGCCAATGCCTCCGGCAGCCAGGGCGCACTGGGGGGTGGTGGGGCAGGGCTGGGGGCGACGGACTCGTTGTTCTATTCGTTCGTCAGCTCGAATTTGCAGGTGGCGTTGCACGCCCTGGAAACCAACGGCCGTACCCAGGTGCTGTCGGCGCCTTCGCTGGTGGTGATGAACAACCAGCCGGCGCAGATTCAGGTAGGGGACAACATTCCCATCAGCCAGACCACCGTCAACACCGGGGATGCGGATACCACCTTGAGCAGCGTCGAGTATGTGCAGACCGGGGTGATCCTCGACGTGGTGCCGCGGATCAATCCGGGGGGCTTGGTGTATATGGATATCCAGCAGCAGGTCAGTGATGCCGAGAACCAGAGTGGTGACAGCGACACGCCGGTGAACCCGCGTATCTCGACGCGTTCGGTGTCGACGCAGGTGGCGGTGCAGAGTGGGCAGACGGTGTTGCTGGGGGGGTTGATCAAGCAGGACAACGGGGAGAGCGTGAGTGCTGTGCCGTATCTTGGGAAGATTCCGGGGTTGCGGTGGTTGTTTGGGAGTACGAGTAAGTCGAAGGATCGGACGGAGTTGATTGTGTTGATTACGCCTAAGGTGATTACCAGCAGTGGGCAGGCGCGGCAGGTGACGGATGATTATCGGCAGCAGATGCAGTTGTTGCGGCCTGGTCAGTAG
- the gspM gene encoding type II secretion system protein GspM, producing MRRPLTPRERRGAALLVLAVVVGTAYWLLVDSWFAGPLRDMGEQAEQLREQQQRYAGVLRQRDALRQQLEQAQQDPASSTSLLPGDDPDVVAADLMQRLADLVNSHANLGGGCSLTQRKPITPEQDDGEPYRQVKVSLTLNCAIEPLEALLHELEYQPPFLFVDELRIRRSQQAPASGGAGKLVVHLLVRGYLQPARVTP from the coding sequence ATGCGCCGACCCCTCACACCCCGTGAACGCCGCGGCGCCGCCTTGCTGGTGCTGGCCGTGGTGGTCGGCACGGCCTACTGGCTGCTGGTCGACAGCTGGTTCGCCGGCCCGTTGCGCGACATGGGCGAGCAGGCCGAGCAACTGCGCGAACAGCAGCAACGGTACGCCGGTGTACTGCGCCAACGCGACGCGCTGCGCCAACAGCTTGAGCAGGCGCAGCAGGACCCGGCCAGCAGCACCAGCCTGCTACCGGGGGATGACCCCGATGTGGTGGCCGCCGACCTGATGCAACGCCTCGCCGACCTGGTCAACAGCCACGCCAACCTGGGGGGCGGTTGCAGCCTGACCCAGCGCAAGCCCATCACCCCGGAGCAGGACGACGGTGAACCCTATCGTCAGGTCAAGGTCAGCCTGACCCTCAACTGCGCCATCGAACCCCTGGAAGCGCTGCTGCATGAGCTGGAGTACCAGCCGCCGTTCCTGTTTGTGGATGAACTGCGCATCCGCCGCAGCCAACAGGCGCCGGCCAGTGGCGGTGCGGGCAAGCTGGTGGTGCACCTGCTGGTGCGCGGTTACCTGCAACCGGCGCGGGTGACGCCATGA
- a CDS encoding PilN domain-containing protein, whose amino-acid sequence MNRLEPIARYWRGSLLQQGWRVWLSELRACVPSWLARQEPPEQVHHWPLAAPVAASSTRQVLMLAADAVLVQRVQLPLAAGRNLSAVVGYELDRYTPYEADQLYFVARQERRTPTHLEVTLVAILRERLDQILVDCAGLGLHPHRVDAAHLGIDLLPAPLRPRQRPAGMGLQRSLPWLCGALLIAAMLLWLNDRQRVIDAMHASVQQQKAQVAEVHALRQQLLNTRGAAQYLTRRKLAQPPLAALLNDLTTCLPADTWLDQLDVKDGEISLSGQSAKASALITRIKGCRSLENAQFEGVIQPDARTGKDQFALRAHLRQEAADAPTPHTP is encoded by the coding sequence ATGAATCGACTGGAACCCATCGCCCGCTATTGGCGTGGCAGCCTGCTGCAGCAGGGCTGGCGTGTGTGGCTGAGCGAGTTGCGCGCCTGCGTGCCGAGTTGGCTGGCACGGCAAGAGCCGCCCGAGCAGGTCCACCACTGGCCGCTGGCGGCGCCGGTCGCGGCGAGCAGCACGCGCCAGGTGCTGATGCTCGCCGCTGACGCTGTGCTGGTGCAACGCGTGCAACTGCCGCTGGCCGCCGGGCGCAATCTGAGTGCCGTGGTCGGGTATGAACTGGACCGTTACACCCCGTACGAGGCCGACCAGCTTTACTTTGTCGCGCGTCAGGAACGCCGCACGCCCACCCATCTTGAGGTGACGCTGGTGGCGATCCTGCGCGAGCGCCTGGACCAGATCCTCGTCGACTGCGCCGGCCTTGGCCTGCATCCCCATCGCGTGGACGCGGCCCACCTGGGTATCGACCTATTGCCTGCTCCGTTGCGCCCACGTCAGCGCCCGGCCGGCATGGGCCTGCAACGCAGCCTGCCGTGGCTGTGCGGTGCCTTGCTGATCGCGGCAATGCTGCTGTGGCTCAACGACCGCCAGCGTGTCATCGACGCCATGCACGCCAGTGTCCAGCAGCAAAAAGCCCAGGTCGCCGAGGTGCACGCCCTGCGCCAGCAACTGCTCAACACCCGGGGCGCGGCGCAGTACCTCACCCGGCGCAAACTGGCGCAACCGCCATTGGCGGCGCTGCTCAACGACCTGACGACTTGCCTGCCCGCCGACACCTGGCTGGATCAATTGGATGTGAAGGACGGCGAGATTTCCCTCTCCGGCCAGAGTGCCAAGGCCAGTGCGTTGATCACCCGTATCAAAGGCTGCCGCAGCCTGGAAAACGCCCAGTTCGAAGGGGTGATCCAGCCCGATGCGCGCACCGGCAAGGACCAGTTTGCCTTGCGCGCCCACCTACGCCAGGAGGCCGCCGATGCGCCGACCCCTCACACCCCGTGA
- a CDS encoding general secretion pathway protein GspK → MKRQRGAALLLVLWVLALLSVLLGGLAGWVQLESRQALWLRQHTQTVLAAEAGIAQVMADRRWVADGRDIPLAFDDAQLHVSLRSERGKLYLINAELQDFTRLALACGATAAQATQLAKALEARRHQGLAPFRVLEEVRQLPGMTQTLYSQLLPEITLWSDLDRPDPAFASPLMRKALNLPRQNAEGGDPGEVLVVDSRAERPGGYQARLQVTVLLSPSEDSAQPYRVLRWQE, encoded by the coding sequence ATGAAGCGCCAGCGCGGTGCGGCCTTGCTGCTGGTGTTGTGGGTGCTGGCGTTGCTCAGCGTGTTGCTCGGCGGCCTGGCGGGGTGGGTGCAACTGGAAAGCCGCCAAGCCCTGTGGCTGCGCCAGCATACCCAGACCGTCCTGGCTGCCGAAGCGGGTATCGCGCAGGTCATGGCCGATCGACGCTGGGTTGCCGATGGTCGCGATATACCCCTGGCCTTTGACGATGCTCAACTGCACGTGAGCCTGCGCAGCGAGCGCGGCAAGCTCTACCTGATCAACGCCGAGCTGCAGGACTTTACCCGTCTTGCCCTGGCCTGCGGCGCCACTGCAGCCCAGGCGACGCAACTGGCCAAGGCCCTCGAAGCCCGCCGTCACCAGGGCCTGGCACCGTTTCGGGTATTGGAAGAAGTGCGCCAACTGCCCGGCATGACCCAAACCCTCTACAGCCAATTGCTCCCCGAGATCACCCTGTGGAGCGACCTGGATCGCCCCGATCCCGCCTTTGCCAGCCCACTGATGCGCAAGGCGCTGAACCTGCCGCGCCAGAACGCCGAAGGGGGCGACCCTGGCGAAGTGCTGGTGGTCGACAGCCGCGCCGAACGTCCCGGCGGTTATCAGGCGCGGCTGCAAGTCACCGTTTTATTGAGCCCATCGGAGGACAGCGCACAACCCTACCGGGTGTTGCGTTGGCAAGAATGA
- a CDS encoding prepilin-type N-terminal cleavage/methylation domain-containing protein produces MKRREQGFTLLEILVVLSLLGVLLVLVGGALLGANRAVSKAQSYTVSLDEVRAAQQFLRTAISEALPLAVGEGDGFFVGTAQRLEFVSTLPGVLGGGIHRFSLQRVEQDLQVGFSQREPQVLLNNIEAVQFSYRGVSPLGQPTGWVSEWPWPRRLPSAVRIAASVEGPVPWVTQVIALRLNLAGGSVEE; encoded by the coding sequence GTGAAGCGCCGCGAGCAGGGCTTCACCTTGCTGGAAATCCTCGTGGTGCTCAGCTTGCTTGGCGTTTTGCTGGTGCTGGTGGGTGGGGCATTACTGGGGGCCAATCGGGCTGTGTCCAAGGCGCAGTCCTATACGGTGAGCCTGGACGAAGTACGCGCCGCGCAACAGTTTTTGCGCACGGCAATCAGCGAGGCGTTGCCGCTGGCGGTGGGCGAGGGTGATGGTTTTTTTGTCGGCACGGCGCAGCGTCTGGAGTTTGTCTCGACCTTGCCCGGTGTGCTCGGCGGGGGGATCCACCGGTTCAGCCTGCAACGGGTCGAGCAGGATCTGCAGGTCGGGTTTTCTCAGCGTGAACCCCAGGTGCTGCTGAACAACATCGAGGCTGTGCAATTCAGTTATCGCGGCGTGTCACCGCTGGGTCAACCCACTGGGTGGGTCAGTGAATGGCCATGGCCCAGGCGCCTGCCTTCTGCGGTGCGCATCGCAGCCAGCGTCGAGGGGCCGGTGCCCTGGGTCACCCAGGTGATTGCGCTGCGGCTCAACCTGGCCGGCGGGAGTGTCGAAGAATGA
- a CDS encoding type II secretion system protein — protein sequence MKRQAGFTLLEMLAALTLMAVCSTVLLVAFGQSARSLSQVAHSDRLTHAALTIFDQEAAGRLGIGVSQGELDGIHWQLTTTRPQPRLFRLDLVLSEGPHQARFSTLKARL from the coding sequence ATGAAGCGCCAGGCCGGGTTCACGTTGCTGGAGATGCTCGCCGCCCTGACGCTGATGGCGGTGTGCAGCACGGTGCTATTGGTTGCGTTTGGCCAGAGCGCGCGCTCGTTGTCCCAGGTTGCCCACAGTGACCGACTCACCCACGCGGCGCTGACGATTTTCGACCAGGAGGCCGCAGGGCGGTTGGGCATTGGCGTCAGCCAGGGCGAACTGGACGGCATCCACTGGCAACTGACCACCACCCGGCCGCAACCGCGTCTTTTTCGTCTCGACCTGGTCCTCAGCGAGGGCCCGCACCAGGCCCGTTTCAGCACCTTGAAGGCACGCCTGTGA
- a CDS encoding GspH/FimT family pseudopilin, whose translation MFQRGFTLLEMLVVILLISLAASVLGLGVRQGLQAAKERRAVGQMVEALRTTRAGAIVSGQAARTTFDLRERTFQAPGRALQRWPAQLRVTLHTAEQVGPAVEFYPDGSSTGGNLLVANGTRRWRIDIGWLTGSVQSKALP comes from the coding sequence ATGTTCCAGCGCGGCTTTACCCTGCTGGAAATGCTGGTGGTGATCCTGTTGATCAGCCTGGCTGCCAGCGTGCTGGGGCTGGGTGTGCGCCAGGGTCTGCAGGCGGCGAAAGAGCGGCGGGCGGTGGGGCAGATGGTGGAGGCGCTGCGCACTACGCGGGCGGGCGCGATTGTGAGCGGGCAGGCCGCGCGTACCACGTTTGATTTGCGCGAGCGCACCTTCCAGGCGCCGGGGAGGGCACTGCAACGGTGGCCGGCGCAGCTGCGCGTCACGCTGCACACCGCCGAACAGGTCGGCCCTGCCGTCGAGTTTTACCCTGACGGCAGCTCCACCGGCGGCAACCTTCTCGTGGCCAACGGTACCCGACGTTGGCGTATCGACATCGGCTGGCTCACCGGCAGCGTGCAGTCCAAGGCGCTGCCATGA
- a CDS encoding type II secretion system protein GspG codes for MRTPRRQSGFTLLEMLAVIVLLGIVATIVVRQVGGNVDKGKYGAGKAQLASLSMKIDSYALDVGAPPTSLQQLVDRPGGYAKPSDLKDPFGHAFGYRFPGEHGAFDLIFYGQDGQPGGEGYSADLGNWE; via the coding sequence ATGAGAACACCACGCCGCCAAAGCGGTTTCACCCTGTTGGAAATGCTTGCGGTGATCGTACTGCTGGGCATCGTTGCCACCATCGTCGTGCGCCAGGTCGGCGGCAATGTGGACAAGGGCAAGTACGGTGCGGGCAAGGCCCAACTGGCCAGCCTGAGCATGAAGATCGACAGCTACGCCCTCGACGTCGGCGCACCGCCCACCAGCCTGCAACAGCTGGTAGACAGGCCCGGCGGCTATGCCAAGCCTTCGGACCTCAAGGATCCGTTCGGGCATGCCTTTGGCTATCGCTTCCCTGGCGAACACGGTGCGTTCGACCTGATTTTTTACGGCCAGGATGGCCAGCCGGGCGGCGAAGGCTACAGCGCTGACCTGGGCAATTGGGAGTAA
- the gspF gene encoding type II secretion system inner membrane protein GspF, giving the protein MSLFKFRALDSQGGPQNGTLEAPDQAAAVAILHKRGLLLLQIEAAGSPLLRTARGQMKGQALVSFTQQLATLLGAGQPLERALNLLLKQPGPAPVRALIERIRDHVKAGKPLSTALEQEGGSFSPLYLSMVRAGEAGGALENTLRQLSDYLERSQRLRGEVVNALIYPAFLVVGVLGSLALLLAYVVPQFVPIFQDLGVPIPLITEVILALGAFLGTYGLALLAGLILIGWLWAARLRDPAFREQYDRRLLGIRVIGPLLQRVEAARLTRTLGTLLSNGVALLQALVIARQVCTNRALQAQVGHAAESVKGGGTLASAFGSQPLLPELALQMIEVGEQAGELDSMLLKVADVFDVDAKRGIDRLLAALVPSLTVVMAVLVAVIMLAIMLPLMSLTSNI; this is encoded by the coding sequence GTGAGTCTCTTCAAGTTCCGCGCCCTGGACAGCCAGGGGGGGCCGCAGAACGGTACCCTGGAAGCTCCGGATCAAGCCGCTGCGGTGGCGATCCTGCACAAACGCGGCCTGTTGCTGTTGCAGATTGAAGCGGCCGGCAGCCCTCTGCTGCGCACTGCACGTGGGCAAATGAAGGGCCAGGCCTTGGTGAGTTTTACCCAGCAATTGGCAACGTTGCTGGGGGCTGGCCAGCCCCTTGAACGCGCGTTGAACCTGTTGCTCAAGCAACCCGGCCCAGCTCCGGTGCGCGCGTTGATCGAACGCATCCGCGATCACGTCAAGGCGGGCAAGCCCTTATCGACAGCGCTGGAACAAGAGGGCGGCAGTTTCTCGCCGTTGTACCTGAGCATGGTGCGCGCCGGGGAGGCCGGTGGCGCGTTGGAAAACACCCTGCGCCAACTCAGCGACTACTTGGAGCGCAGTCAGCGGCTGCGCGGCGAAGTGGTCAACGCGCTGATCTACCCGGCCTTCCTGGTGGTGGGCGTGCTCGGTTCCCTGGCGCTGTTGCTGGCCTATGTAGTGCCGCAGTTCGTGCCGATCTTCCAGGACCTGGGCGTGCCGATTCCGTTGATCACCGAGGTGATCCTCGCCCTCGGAGCGTTCCTCGGCACCTATGGCTTGGCGCTGTTGGCCGGGTTGATCCTGATCGGTTGGCTATGGGCCGCCCGCCTGCGCGACCCAGCGTTTCGGGAGCAATACGACCGGCGCCTGCTGGGCATCCGGGTGATTGGCCCGTTGTTGCAACGCGTCGAAGCGGCGCGCCTGACCCGCACCCTTGGCACGCTGCTGAGCAATGGCGTGGCCTTGCTGCAGGCCTTAGTGATTGCGCGGCAAGTCTGCACCAACCGCGCGCTGCAGGCCCAAGTGGGGCATGCGGCGGAATCGGTAAAGGGCGGTGGCACCCTCGCCAGCGCATTTGGCAGCCAGCCGCTGCTGCCCGAACTGGCCCTGCAAATGATTGAAGTCGGCGAACAGGCCGGCGAACTCGACAGCATGCTGCTCAAGGTCGCCGACGTTTTCGACGTCGACGCCAAGCGCGGCATCGACCGCCTGCTCGCTGCACTGGTGCCGTCCCTGACCGTGGTCATGGCGGTGCTGGTGGCGGTGATCATGTTGGCGATCATGCTGCCGCTGATGAGCCTGACCAGCAATATATGA
- the gspE gene encoding type II secretion system ATPase GspE, with protein MQIPHTEQVCAWLMQHAGLKTVDLERARRLSTDDLLSLLTRLGLVSEVELARAWAALLGAPLLLADAAPPLLDPLPVLTERFMRHYQVVPMGWTQGGLRVLAANPAQLYPFQALAYACQVPVWLAIGPRNEVDTLIERYYGQGRSAMGTLIENLDEQGGAQEDIEHLKDMASEAPVIRLVNLILQRAVEQRASDIHIEPFENQLKVRYRIDGVLHDAEAPPASSSAAVISRVKIMARLDIAERRLPQDGRIMLRIQGKELDLRVSTVPTSFGESVVMRLLDRQTVQFDFPSLGFDGQRLAAFLDLLERPHGILLVTGPTGSGKTTTLYTALSRLNTAERKIITVEDPVEYQLEGINQIQVKPTIGLDFAGALRSIVRQDPDVIMIGEIRDLETCRIAIQSSLTGHLVLSTLHTNSAAASITRLLDMGVESYLIASTVSGILAQRLVRRLDPATRVAFEAPPELIAEHGLDRLTEQRPILLYRGDYQGRSAITELLVMNDELRGLLMRHADAATLEQAARRAGLRTLHEEGLRQALAGVTSLEEVLRVTRGEGA; from the coding sequence ATGCAGATCCCGCACACCGAACAGGTGTGCGCGTGGCTGATGCAGCATGCCGGGTTGAAAACCGTCGACCTGGAGCGCGCCCGCCGCCTGTCCACGGACGACCTGCTGAGCCTGCTGACGCGCCTGGGCCTGGTCTCTGAAGTCGAACTGGCCCGCGCCTGGGCAGCGTTGCTCGGGGCGCCGCTGTTGCTGGCCGACGCTGCGCCGCCGTTGCTTGATCCCTTGCCCGTCTTGACCGAACGCTTCATGCGTCACTACCAAGTAGTGCCCATGGGCTGGACCCAGGGCGGCCTGCGGGTGCTCGCCGCCAACCCGGCGCAGCTCTATCCGTTCCAGGCCCTGGCCTATGCGTGCCAAGTGCCGGTGTGGCTGGCGATCGGCCCGCGCAATGAAGTCGATACGTTGATCGAGCGCTACTACGGGCAGGGCCGCTCGGCCATGGGCACGCTGATCGAAAACCTCGATGAGCAGGGCGGCGCCCAGGAAGATATCGAACACCTCAAGGACATGGCCTCCGAGGCGCCGGTGATCCGGTTGGTCAACCTGATCCTGCAGCGCGCGGTGGAACAGCGTGCCTCGGACATCCATATCGAACCCTTCGAAAACCAGCTCAAGGTGCGCTACCGCATCGACGGTGTGCTGCATGACGCCGAAGCACCGCCCGCCAGCTCTTCGGCGGCGGTGATCTCGCGGGTGAAGATCATGGCGCGGCTGGACATCGCCGAGCGTCGGCTGCCCCAGGATGGGCGCATCATGCTGCGTATCCAGGGCAAGGAGCTCGACCTGCGGGTGTCCACGGTGCCGACCAGTTTCGGCGAGTCGGTGGTGATGCGCCTGCTCGACCGGCAAACCGTGCAGTTCGACTTTCCCAGCCTGGGCTTCGATGGCCAGCGCCTGGCCGCCTTTCTCGATTTACTGGAGCGGCCCCACGGCATCCTGCTGGTCACCGGCCCCACCGGTTCCGGCAAGACCACCACGCTCTACACCGCGCTGTCGCGGCTCAACACTGCCGAGCGCAAGATCATCACCGTGGAAGACCCGGTGGAGTACCAGCTCGAAGGCATCAACCAGATCCAGGTCAAGCCCACCATCGGCCTGGACTTCGCCGGGGCGCTGCGCTCCATCGTGCGCCAGGACCCGGACGTGATCATGATCGGCGAGATCCGCGACCTGGAAACCTGCCGCATTGCCATCCAATCGTCCCTCACCGGCCACCTCGTGCTCTCCACCCTGCACACCAACAGCGCCGCTGCCAGTATCACGCGGCTGCTGGACATGGGCGTGGAAAGCTACCTGATCGCCTCGACCGTCAGTGGCATCCTCGCCCAGCGCCTGGTACGGCGCCTGGACCCGGCCACCCGCGTGGCTTTTGAAGCACCGCCCGAACTGATCGCCGAACATGGCCTGGATCGCCTGACCGAACAACGCCCGATCCTGCTCTACCGCGGGGACTACCAGGGCCGCAGCGCCATCACTGAACTGCTGGTAATGAACGACGAACTGCGCGGCCTGCTGATGCGCCACGCCGACGCCGCCACCCTTGAGCAGGCCGCCCGCCGTGCCGGTTTGCGCACCCTGCATGAAGAAGGGTTGCGCCAGGCGCTGGCGGGGGTGACTTCGCTGGAAGAAGTGCTGCGCGTGACCCGTGGAGAGGGCGCGTGA
- a CDS encoding LacI family DNA-binding transcriptional regulator: MSEDKPRKRRGAGRVTLDTVARQAGVSAITVSRYFNQPEQVSPERRERIAEVVAELGYVPNLVAGGLASARGRIVAMVIPNISGPIFANTIQGFSDTLSRHGYQLLLASSYFSAEQEESAVRAFLGWSPAALVLTSRFHSVGTEKMIADADIPVVETWDYVPERAPLQIGFSHYDVGVTAARYLHGQGYRRIAFVQNSATGDFSARERGEGFAATLAELGVQPWVFAPDADRAPFEAGKQAMQVLMSHATPPDAIFFANDNLAAGGLLAGQRAGLKIPQDCAVLGFGDYPFAEMLLPSLSTIKPPALEIGVLAATRVLESLGVLPVEHEVSRLNLLECRLIARESA, from the coding sequence GTGAGTGAAGACAAACCGCGCAAGCGCCGTGGCGCCGGGCGCGTCACCCTGGACACCGTGGCCCGCCAGGCCGGGGTGTCGGCCATTACCGTGTCGCGCTACTTCAACCAGCCGGAGCAGGTATCGCCGGAGCGGCGTGAACGGATTGCCGAGGTGGTGGCCGAGCTGGGTTACGTGCCCAACCTGGTGGCTGGCGGGCTGGCCTCGGCGCGCGGGCGCATCGTGGCGATGGTGATCCCGAACATCTCGGGGCCGATCTTTGCCAACACCATCCAGGGCTTCAGCGACACCCTCAGTCGGCACGGGTACCAGCTGTTGTTGGCGTCGAGTTATTTCAGCGCCGAGCAAGAAGAAAGCGCGGTGCGCGCATTCCTCGGTTGGTCGCCGGCGGCGCTGGTGCTGACCAGTCGTTTCCACAGCGTCGGCACCGAGAAGATGATCGCCGACGCGGATATACCGGTGGTGGAAACCTGGGACTACGTGCCCGAGCGTGCGCCGTTGCAGATCGGTTTTTCCCACTACGACGTGGGCGTCACCGCCGCGCGTTACCTGCATGGCCAGGGCTATCGGCGTATCGCTTTCGTGCAGAACAGTGCGACAGGGGACTTCAGCGCGAGGGAGCGGGGCGAAGGGTTCGCCGCCACCCTGGCCGAGTTGGGCGTGCAGCCCTGGGTCTTTGCCCCCGACGCCGACCGCGCGCCTTTCGAAGCGGGCAAACAGGCAATGCAAGTGCTGATGAGCCATGCCACGCCGCCGGATGCGATCTTCTTTGCCAACGACAACCTGGCGGCCGGTGGTCTGTTGGCCGGGCAACGTGCCGGGCTGAAGATCCCGCAGGACTGCGCGGTGCTGGGTTTTGGTGATTATCCGTTTGCCGAAATGCTGTTGCCGAGCCTCAGCACCATCAAACCGCCAGCGTTGGAAATTGGTGTATTGGCCGCGACGCGCGTACTTGAAAGTCTGGGCGTGCTACCCGTTGAACATGAAGTAAGCCGGTTGAATTTATTGGAGTGCCGTTTAATTGCGCGTGAAAGCGCGTAA